The Coffea eugenioides isolate CCC68of chromosome 8, Ceug_1.0, whole genome shotgun sequence genome has a segment encoding these proteins:
- the LOC113781235 gene encoding lachrymatory-factor synthase produces MEQPISKPKWEAKVSTKLANASADQIWPFLEDFFGIHKYFPSLAASYGIHGSNGEIGSIRYCEGSSIPSQETKDNKERSTVISWSKEQLTAIDPAEKSLSYEIIDSNTGFHSYVSTIQINKNPIPAGDSTIVGSGDEDGGRLGCVIEWSFSVDAVGGWRLEDLVKKYEVGLHRMAQKMEDILNNSGEGKTYN; encoded by the coding sequence ATGGAGCAACCAATTTCCAAGCCCAAGTGGGAAGCCAAGGTGTCAACAAAACTAGCAAATGCAAGTGCAGACCAAATATGGCCATTTCTTGAAGATTTCTTTGGCATACACAAATATTTCCCCAGCCTCGCCGCTTCTTACGGCATCCATGGAAGCAATGGAGAGATTGGATCGATTCGATACtgcgaagggtcatcaatcccatcCCAAGAAACCAAAGATAACAAAGAGAGATCAACAGTCATCAGCTGGTCCAAAGAGCAGTTAACAGCCATTGACCCTGCTGAAAAGTCCTTGAGCTATGAGATTATTGATAGCAATACTGGGTTCCATTCTTACGTTTCGACCATTCAGATCAACAAGAATCCGATTCCAGCAGGGGATAGCACTATTGTTGGATCTGGTGATGAAGATGGTGGTCGACTAGGATGTGTTATTGAGTGGTCATTTTCAGTTGATGCTGTTGGAGGCTGGAGATTAGAAGACTTGGTTAAAAAATATGAAGTGGGGCTGCACCGGATGGCTCAGAAAATGGAGGATATCCTAAACAATTCTGGGGAAGGTAAAACTTATAATTAG
- the LOC113779152 gene encoding casein kinase 1-like protein HD16, translating into MPQLRSGVRRGRRGPPIAAAANVKQDEPSEQPRRNSSRRAATPAKRAVRTTRQRRTTAGNKTGGRINNRNKNRIKKEEAEQPLPVFGVDDDADDEQRNDVNAVKKTASVGEQEDKRDAVNLNLKEEVGEKEIMDEYDSGGRSGDKGLGADDEGSTAPLPERVQVSGSPAYRIERKLGKGGFGQVYVGRRINPPNPNERTGSGAVEVALKFEHRSSKGCNYGPPYEWQVYTALGGSHGIPRVHHKGRQSDYYIMVMDMLGPSLWDVWNNNSHTMSIEMVACIAIEAISILEKLHSRGYVHGDVKPENFLLGPPGTADEKKLFLVDLGLATRWRDSSTGLHVDYDQRPDVFRGTVRYASVHAHLGRTGSRRDDLESLAYTLIFLLRGRLPWQGYQGENKGFLVCKKKMATSPDTLCCFCPAPFRQFVEYVVNLKFDEEPNYAKYISLFDGIVGPNPDIRPINTDGAQKLIFQVGHKRGRLTIEDDDDEQPKKKVRMGMPATQWISVYNARRPMKQRYHYNVADMRLSQHIEKGNEDGLFISSVASCSNLWALIMDAGTGFTAQVYELSAYFLHKEWIMEQWEKNYYISAIAGANNGSSLVVMSKGTQYLQQSYKVSESFPFKWINKKWREGFYVTAMATAGTRWAIVMSRGAGFSDQVVELDFLYPSEGIHRRWDAGYRITATAATWDQAAFVLSVPRRKPADETQETLRTSAFPSTHVKEKWAKNLYIASVCYGRTVS; encoded by the exons ATGCCTCAACTGCGTAGCGGAGTGAGACGAGGCCGCCGTGGACCGCCGATTGCTGCTGCTGCTAACGTTAAACAGGACGAGCCTTCCGAACAGCCGAGGAGAAACAGTAGCCGGAGAGCTGCAACGCCGGCGAAGAGAGCCGTGAGGACTACTCGGCAGAGGCGAACGACAGCAGGGAATAAAACCGGAGGGAGGATTAATAATAGAAATAAGAATAGGATTAAGAAGGAAGAGGCGGAGCAGCCGTTGCCAGTGTTTGGGGTGGATGATGATGCTGATGATGAGCAGAGAAATGATGTGAATGCTGTGAAGAAAACGGCGTCGGTTGGTGAACAAGAGGATAAAAGAGACGCAGTTAATTTGAACTTGAAGGAAGAGGTAGGGGAAAAGGAAATAATGGATGAATACGATAGCGGAGGTCGGAGTGGTGATAAGGGCTTGGGGGCTGATGACGAAGGCAGCACTGCTCCCCTTCCCGAGAGG GTCCAGGTCAGTGGCTCACCAGCATATCGGATTGAGAGGAAGTTGGGAAAAGGAGGATTTGGGCAGGTCTATGTTGGTCGTCGAATTAATCCTCCAAATCCAAATGAGAGAACGGGATCAGGAGCTGTTGAG GTTGCCTTGAAATTTGAGCATAGAAGCAGCAAAGGCTGTAACTATGGACCACCGTATGAGTGGCAAGTGTACAC TGCACTTGGTGGGAGTCATGGCATACCACGTGTGCATCACAAGGGTCGGCAAAGTGACTACTACATTATG GTCATGGATATGCTTGGTCCCAGTTTATGGGATGTCTGGAATAACAATTCTCACAC AATGTCTATTGAGATGGTTGCTTGTATCGCCATTGAAGCCATCTCCATACTAGAGAAGTTGCATTCCCGAGG ATATGTGCATGGAGATGTAAAACCAGAGAATTTTTTGCTCGGTCCACCTGGAACGGCTGACGAGAAAAAATTGTTTCTTGTTGATCTTGGACTAG CTACCCGGTGGCGTGATAGTTCAACCGGCCTTCATGTTGACTATGATCAGCGACCAGATGTTTTCAG AGGAACCGTACGTTATGCAAGTGTTCATGCCCATCTTGGAAGAACTGGAAGCCGCAGGGACGATCTTGAATCTCTTGCTTATACTCTCATCTTTCTTCTTCGTGGTCGCCTTCCTTGGCAAGGATACCAG GGTGAGAATAAAGGCTTCCTTGTCTGCAAAAAGAAGATGGCAACCTCTCCAGATACACTCTGTTGCTTCTGTCCTGCACCTTTCCGGCAGTTTGTTGAGTATGTGGTGAACTTGAAGTTTGATGAAGAGCCTAATTATGCAAAGTATATATCCCTTTTTGACGGGATAGTTGGCCCAAATCCTGACATCAGGCCAATTAATACTGATGGTGCTCAGAAG CTTATATTTCAAGTTGGACATAAGAGAGGTCGTTTAACAATTGAAGATGATGACGATGAGCAACCAAAGAAGAAAGTTCGAATGGGAATGCCGGCAACCCAGTGGATTAGCGTTTACAATGCTCGTCGCCCAATGAAGCAACG GTATCACTATAATGTGGCAGATATGAGGCTTTCTCAGCATATTGAGAAAGGAAATGAGGATGGTCTTTTTATCAGCAGTGTGGCCTCTTGTTCAAACTTGTGGGCCCTGATAATGGACGCCGGCACTGGGTTCACTGCTCAAGTTTATGAGCTCTCAGCTTATTTTCTTCACAAG GAATGGATTATGGAACAATGGGAGAAGAATTACTACATTAGTGCAATAGCAGGGGCAAACAATGGGAGCTCATTGGTTGTTATGTCAAAGG GTACTCAGTATTTACAGCAGTCCTATAAAGTGAGCGAGTCTTTTCCATTTAAGTGGATAAATAAGAAATGGAGGGAGGGTTTCTATGTTACTGCCATGGCAACTGCTGGAACTAGATGGGCAATTGTTATGTCCCGTGGTGCTGGATTCTCTGATCAG GTTGTGGAATTGGACTTCCTGTACCCTAGTGAAGGTATTCATAGGAGATGGGATGCTGGGTATCGCATCACAGCTACTGCTGCTACGTGGGATCAAGCTGCTTTTGTTCTTAGTGTTCCAAGAAGAAAGCCTGCAGATGAGACACAAGAGACTCTTCGAACTTCTGCTTTTCCCAGCACACATGTCAAG GAGAAATGGGCTAAGAATCTCTATATTGCATCCGTATGTTATGGGCGAACTGTTTCCTGA
- the LOC113781730 gene encoding protein SAWADEE HOMEODOMAIN HOMOLOG 1-like, with product MDLRPRQRTPFSGFTKDESERMEHFLKDAADRSFDRDFCKKLAGLFNRSKGRAGKPVVKWIEVHNWFQKRQQNYLSEDASADAARKLTPSPEAGALIKKSENSQMPKDEEVPDVSKLEFEARSPKDGAWYDIETFLAHRMLDSGEGEVRVRYVGFGPEEDEWVNVIKSVRERSVSLEHSECHKVRVGDIVLCFQERKDVARYYEAEVVGIERRLHDIRGCRCLFTIRYTHDKIEEKVRLRRLCFRPSILGVSGKP from the exons AGTGAAAGAATGGAGCATTTCCTTAAAGATGCAGCGGACCGATCTTTCGACCGGGATTTTTGTAAGAAGCTGGCAGGGCTTTTCAA CCGTTCTAAAGGTCGTGCAGGAAAACCTGTTGTAAAGTGGATTGAG GTCCATAATTGGTTTCAGAAAAGGCAGCAAAATTATCTCTCTGAAGATGCTTCAGCTGATGCAGCAAGAAAATTAACTCCTTCTCCAGAAGCTGGCGCTTTGATCAAGAAGAGTGAGAATTCCCAGATGCCAAAAG ATGAAGAGGTTCCAGATGTATCAAAGTTGGAATTTGAGGCAAGATCACCGAAAGATGGGGCTTG GTATGACATCGAGACATTTCTTGCCCACCGAATGCTCGACTCAGGGGAAGGA GAGGTTCGAGTAAGATATGTTGGATTTGGGCCTGAGGAGGATGAATGGGTAAATGTGATAAAGTCAGTACGTGAAAGATCTGTCTCTTTGGAACACTCTGAATGCCACAAAGTGAGAGTTGGAGACATTGTACTGTGCTTCCAG GAGCGAAAAGATGTAGCGCGATACTATGAAGCTGAAGTTGTAGGAATTGAGAGAAGGTTGCATGACATTAGAGGTTGTAGATGCCTTTTCACAATTCGGTACACTCATGATAAAATTGAG GAAAAAGTTCGTTTGAGGAGATTATGTTTCCGGCCGAGCATATTAGGGGTTTCAGGAAAGCCTTAG